In Archangium violaceum, the following are encoded in one genomic region:
- the purB gene encoding adenylosuccinate lyase, which translates to MIPRYSRKEMSSLWSDVARMRRWRDVELAALEGMVEHGIAPREALQDCLSRAGDFTEADVARIEEIERTTKHDVIAFLTFMEERIGPSARWLHLGMTSSDVLDTSLGMTLRDAADLILQGVGRAMAAVEKRAFEHKRTVMMGRSHGIHAEPITFGHKLAIWYDELRRAEARLLRAREVIAVGKISGAVGTFAHLPPTVEVHACKKLGLSPAPASSQIVQRDRHAEFFSSLALLGASIEKFAVEIRHLQRTEVREAEEHFTPGQKGSSAMPHKRNPILSENLSGLARLLRGYAVSALDDVALWHERDISHSSVERVIGPDATIVADFMLHRFAGLMENLRVYPEQMQKNLELLGGVVNSQRILLELARKGMDRQAAYVIVQRNAMRMYEQGVSFRKALLEDQDLLKVMTPAEIEDCFSAGYHIKHVDDIFQRVFGRSE; encoded by the coding sequence GTGATTCCCCGTTACAGCCGCAAGGAGATGTCTTCCCTCTGGTCCGACGTGGCTCGTATGCGCCGCTGGCGCGACGTGGAGCTGGCCGCCCTGGAGGGCATGGTGGAGCACGGCATCGCGCCGCGCGAGGCACTCCAGGACTGCCTCTCCCGCGCCGGTGACTTCACCGAGGCGGATGTCGCTCGCATCGAGGAGATCGAGCGCACCACCAAGCACGACGTCATCGCGTTCCTCACCTTCATGGAGGAGCGCATCGGGCCGAGCGCGCGCTGGCTTCACCTGGGAATGACGTCCTCGGATGTGCTGGACACCTCGCTGGGGATGACGCTGCGCGACGCGGCGGACCTCATCCTCCAGGGCGTGGGACGCGCCATGGCCGCGGTGGAGAAGCGCGCCTTCGAGCACAAGCGCACGGTGATGATGGGCCGCAGCCACGGCATCCACGCCGAGCCCATCACCTTCGGTCACAAGCTGGCCATCTGGTACGACGAGCTGCGCCGCGCCGAGGCCCGTCTGCTGCGTGCCCGCGAGGTCATCGCCGTGGGGAAGATCTCCGGCGCCGTGGGCACGTTCGCGCACCTGCCTCCGACGGTGGAGGTGCATGCGTGCAAGAAGCTGGGCCTGTCTCCCGCGCCTGCCTCCAGTCAGATCGTCCAGCGCGACAGGCACGCCGAGTTCTTCTCCTCGCTGGCGCTGCTGGGCGCGAGCATCGAGAAGTTCGCGGTGGAGATCCGCCACCTGCAGCGCACCGAGGTGCGCGAGGCCGAGGAGCACTTTACCCCGGGCCAGAAGGGCTCGAGCGCGATGCCGCACAAGCGCAACCCCATCCTCTCGGAGAACCTGTCGGGATTGGCTCGGCTGCTGCGCGGCTACGCGGTGAGCGCGCTGGATGACGTGGCGCTGTGGCACGAGCGGGACATCTCGCACTCGTCGGTGGAGCGGGTGATCGGCCCGGACGCGACCATTGTCGCGGACTTCATGCTGCACCGCTTCGCGGGGCTGATGGAGAACCTGCGTGTCTACCCGGAGCAGATGCAGAAGAACCTGGAGCTGCTCGGCGGCGTGGTGAACTCGCAGCGCATCCTGCTGGAGCTGGCGCGCAAGGGGATGGATCGCCAGGCGGCGTACGTCATCGTCCAGCGCAACGCCATGCGCATGTACGAGCAGGGCGTGTCCTTCCGCAAGGCGCTGCTGGAGGATCAGGATCTGCTCAAGGTGATGACGCCGGCGGAGATCGAGGACTGTTTCTCGGCCGGCTACCACATCAAGCACGTGGACGACATCTTCCAGAGGGTCTTCGGGCGGAGCGAGTAG
- a CDS encoding ABC transporter substrate-binding protein encodes MRRYGWLCLLWVVLPLVATAQQARPRVVAVKSAALAPYAAVVAGFGAEVHAEVVEVTLEESKQAAERAFQRIAAQKPALVLALGPLAANTARRALGPDVPVLFAMVPYYEKYGLEGPNITGIALTSDFRPELAALKSLSPSVKRVGILHDPRFSAGLVEAAQSAAGTLGLSIVPLEADGQAKAEKVLAGSKDKVDALLMVADKTVGNAAVVQQLIAFASAQRLPLVGLTPSQVREGATLALAPSPTAIGQQAGRLANRIIHEKVDPGALAVSQPEGLDLAVNLSAAGKLGGSKDVVLELLRFAARRDFPVRVFE; translated from the coding sequence ATGAGACGGTACGGATGGCTGTGCCTGCTCTGGGTCGTGCTGCCGCTGGTGGCCACCGCGCAGCAGGCCCGTCCCCGGGTGGTGGCGGTGAAGTCCGCCGCGCTCGCGCCCTACGCGGCGGTGGTGGCGGGGTTCGGCGCAGAAGTTCACGCCGAGGTGGTGGAGGTGACGCTGGAGGAGAGCAAGCAGGCCGCGGAGCGCGCCTTCCAGCGCATCGCCGCGCAGAAGCCGGCGCTGGTGCTGGCGCTCGGGCCGCTCGCGGCCAACACCGCTCGCCGCGCACTGGGCCCGGACGTGCCCGTGCTCTTCGCCATGGTGCCCTACTACGAGAAGTACGGCCTGGAGGGCCCCAACATCACCGGCATCGCCCTCACCAGCGACTTCCGCCCCGAGCTGGCCGCCCTCAAGTCCCTGTCCCCCTCGGTCAAGCGGGTGGGCATCCTGCATGACCCCCGCTTCTCCGCCGGGCTGGTGGAGGCGGCGCAGTCGGCCGCGGGCACGCTGGGCCTCTCCATCGTGCCGCTCGAGGCGGACGGGCAGGCCAAGGCGGAGAAGGTCCTCGCTGGCTCCAAGGACAAGGTGGATGCGCTGCTGATGGTGGCCGACAAGACGGTGGGCAACGCCGCCGTCGTCCAGCAGCTCATCGCCTTCGCCAGTGCCCAACGCCTGCCGCTGGTGGGTCTCACCCCCAGCCAGGTGCGGGAGGGCGCCACGCTGGCGCTCGCTCCCAGCCCCACCGCCATCGGGCAGCAGGCGGGACGGCTGGCCAATCGCATCATCCACGAAAAGGTCGATCCCGGTGCGCTGGCGGTCTCGCAGCCCGAGGGCTTGGACCTGGCCGTCAACCTCTCCGCCGCCGGCAAGCTGGGAGGCTCCAAGGACGTAGTGCTGGAGCTGCTCCGGTTCGCGGCCAGGCGGGACTTCCCCGTGAGGGTCTTCGAGTGA
- a CDS encoding bifunctional serine/threonine-protein kinase/formylglycine-generating enzyme family protein, with protein MVPRRRPGSVEAPYKPGDVFARRYAIREVLGPGPVGHVFRALDQEMDVEVALKVINPRLVQMPEERTQFSLALRAGKKLTHPHHVRVYEEGEERNRPFFTTQLLEGMTLRRMIEQRTAQGQRFTPKEVEPLLAQLAEALDSAHKYGPHSDLKPENIIVLPDMLKVTDYGLALGIPRLPFIQAQKGWRTGCYVAPEYAEGGELDTRMDLYSLAVIVGELLTGQTPEEGQVPELLAYESELPPGVEALYRRATNTNLLARPKTASEFLAEYSAALSRPRPASAKPAGVAQTPVPPRPRPKQVPFSLTAELATASNLGSNMPPPPVPTTELPSLAAPTIQVPVVDGGSPTREAPRATTLEAPRETLEAPISNAPTLDMPVSGGPTEPLSAASIAQRVAAKAREEEPPPPDATQPLDAETLARIMGTPNKPASAPSPAPKPRPAPAPRAEPRPAPQASAARTAPRAAPVPATAPRSRLPVGLVLLTIAGLGVGLAVGYGLLWKHRQSSETVVQGSGAGPDGAEPSGVVVPAGDCPQGMRLVSGGAFKMGTDKPTVGLDELPLASMQVASFCIDEFEFPNKAGESPRVNVTWEEAKVGCETLGKRLCTEPEWEKACKGPGNARFPYGSAFDAEKCNTADAQGKYRELTASGRFGGCRSGYGIADLSGNVAEWTDSRYGDTRDRTQKGGSFERPEYAARCAARKNGDPGSRSHSVGFRCCAGVSR; from the coding sequence GTGGTCCCTCGCCGCCGTCCCGGGAGCGTGGAGGCGCCCTACAAGCCCGGTGACGTCTTCGCCAGGCGCTACGCCATCCGCGAGGTGCTCGGCCCGGGCCCGGTGGGGCACGTCTTCCGCGCGCTCGACCAGGAGATGGACGTCGAGGTCGCGCTCAAGGTCATCAACCCCCGCCTGGTGCAGATGCCCGAGGAGCGCACCCAGTTCTCGCTGGCGCTGCGCGCGGGCAAGAAGCTCACCCACCCCCACCACGTGCGCGTCTACGAGGAGGGCGAGGAGCGCAACCGGCCCTTCTTCACCACGCAGCTGCTGGAGGGCATGACGCTGCGGCGGATGATCGAGCAGCGCACGGCGCAGGGACAGCGCTTCACCCCCAAGGAGGTGGAGCCGCTCCTCGCGCAGCTCGCCGAGGCCCTGGACAGCGCCCACAAGTACGGGCCGCACTCGGACCTCAAGCCCGAGAACATCATCGTCCTGCCGGACATGCTGAAGGTGACGGACTACGGGCTGGCGCTGGGCATTCCCCGCCTGCCCTTCATCCAGGCCCAGAAGGGCTGGCGGACGGGGTGCTACGTCGCTCCCGAGTACGCCGAGGGCGGCGAGCTCGACACGCGGATGGACCTCTACTCGCTGGCCGTCATCGTCGGCGAGCTGCTCACCGGCCAGACGCCCGAGGAGGGGCAGGTGCCGGAGCTGCTGGCCTACGAGTCCGAGCTGCCTCCTGGCGTGGAGGCCCTCTACCGGCGCGCCACCAACACCAACCTGCTCGCGCGGCCGAAGACGGCGAGTGAGTTCCTCGCGGAGTACTCCGCGGCCCTGTCGCGTCCGAGGCCGGCGTCGGCGAAGCCCGCGGGGGTGGCGCAGACTCCGGTGCCTCCCCGCCCGCGCCCGAAGCAGGTGCCCTTCAGCCTCACGGCCGAGCTGGCGACGGCGTCCAACCTGGGCTCGAACATGCCGCCCCCGCCCGTTCCCACGACGGAGCTGCCGTCGCTGGCGGCCCCGACGATCCAGGTGCCCGTGGTGGACGGTGGCAGCCCCACGCGGGAGGCGCCCCGGGCGACCACGCTGGAGGCTCCTCGGGAAACCCTGGAGGCTCCCATCTCGAACGCCCCCACGCTCGACATGCCCGTGTCGGGTGGGCCCACCGAGCCCCTGTCCGCCGCGAGCATCGCGCAGCGGGTCGCCGCGAAGGCCAGGGAAGAGGAGCCGCCTCCCCCGGACGCCACGCAGCCGCTGGACGCGGAGACGCTCGCGAGGATCATGGGCACCCCCAACAAGCCCGCGTCCGCGCCGAGTCCGGCTCCCAAGCCGCGTCCGGCTCCGGCCCCGCGTGCCGAGCCCCGGCCCGCTCCGCAGGCCTCCGCCGCACGGACGGCTCCCCGGGCCGCGCCCGTTCCCGCGACGGCGCCCCGCTCCCGTCTTCCGGTGGGGCTGGTGCTGCTGACGATCGCGGGGCTCGGTGTGGGACTGGCGGTGGGGTACGGGTTGCTGTGGAAGCATCGTCAGTCCTCCGAGACCGTGGTGCAGGGGAGTGGTGCTGGCCCGGACGGAGCGGAGCCGTCGGGGGTCGTGGTGCCCGCGGGGGATTGTCCGCAGGGCATGCGCCTGGTGAGTGGTGGGGCCTTCAAGATGGGCACCGACAAGCCGACGGTGGGCCTCGATGAGCTCCCGCTCGCCTCCATGCAGGTGGCCTCCTTCTGCATCGACGAGTTCGAGTTCCCCAACAAGGCGGGCGAGTCGCCCCGGGTGAACGTGACGTGGGAGGAGGCGAAGGTCGGGTGCGAGACGCTCGGCAAGCGCCTGTGCACCGAGCCCGAGTGGGAGAAGGCCTGCAAGGGCCCTGGCAACGCTCGCTTCCCCTACGGCTCCGCGTTCGACGCGGAGAAGTGCAACACGGCCGATGCCCAGGGGAAGTACCGGGAGTTGACCGCCTCGGGGCGCTTCGGGGGATGTCGCTCGGGCTACGGCATCGCGGACCTCTCCGGCAACGTGGCCGAGTGGACCGATTCGCGCTACGGCGATACCCGGGATCGCACGCAGAAGGGTGGCTCCTTCGAGCGGCCCGAGTACGCGGCGCGCTGCGCGGCCCGGAAGAACGGTGACCCGGGCTCGCGTTCCCATTCGGTGGGCTTCCGTTGCTGCGCGGGGGTGTCTCGATGA
- the dut gene encoding dUTP diphosphatase, translated as MSSPVTVKVRRVRTHSEPLPLPRYETALAAGMDLRADIDGELTLGPLERAAVPTGLALALPPGYEAQVRPRSGLALKHGLTVLNPPGTVDADYRGEVHVLLVNLSNEPFILRRGERIAQMVVAPVTQAVLEEVAVLEATERGEGGFGSTGR; from the coding sequence ATGTCCTCGCCCGTCACCGTGAAGGTGCGCCGCGTGCGCACCCACTCCGAGCCGCTGCCCCTGCCTCGCTACGAGACCGCCCTCGCCGCGGGCATGGATTTGCGCGCGGACATCGACGGGGAGCTCACCCTCGGGCCGCTGGAGCGCGCGGCGGTTCCCACCGGGCTCGCGCTCGCGCTACCGCCCGGCTACGAGGCCCAGGTGCGGCCCCGCTCGGGGCTGGCGCTCAAGCACGGCCTCACCGTGTTGAACCCACCGGGTACCGTCGACGCGGACTACCGGGGAGAGGTCCACGTCCTGCTCGTCAACCTCTCCAACGAGCCCTTCATCCTGCGCCGGGGCGAGCGCATCGCCCAGATGGTCGTGGCGCCCGTGACACAGGCGGTCCTCGAGGAGGTGGCCGTGCTGGAGGCCACCGAGCGAGGGGAGGGCGGTTTCGGCTCGACGGGGCGTTGA
- a CDS encoding M23 family metallopeptidase — MFSRNARGLLDFSLALLCLWTAWHHTPAGALVRRASAWAFGGRSTARPLLAYYDGVSGTGVSVPSLAPGTPPLRPFTDAEALAYGTHLALKGLSPAARAPAFALAEELGVPPASLLDEARGAASARRLHEALAASFPQDESRLTAVFAGRVPARYALERVAAEGGTPSLERLSRQLPPGFEDATVAAAQALALATAFGLAWPVPEQTPVSSPFGYRLHPVLGVRKLHTGVDLSLREGSEVHVVADGVVRRASEDAVNGKVLIIDHGRGVTTAYCHNSELLVRRGQRVARGELISRSGNTGRSTGPHLHYQLELAAQPVDPLRFRPRRNAVADETVR; from the coding sequence ATGTTCTCGCGCAATGCCCGAGGGCTGCTCGACTTCTCCCTGGCCCTCCTGTGCCTCTGGACCGCCTGGCACCACACGCCCGCCGGAGCCCTGGTGCGACGGGCCTCGGCCTGGGCCTTCGGGGGCCGCAGCACCGCCCGCCCGTTGCTGGCCTACTACGACGGCGTCAGTGGCACCGGCGTGTCCGTGCCCTCGCTCGCACCCGGTACGCCGCCCCTCCGGCCCTTCACCGACGCGGAGGCGCTCGCGTATGGCACCCACCTGGCGCTGAAGGGCCTCTCTCCCGCGGCCCGGGCTCCCGCGTTCGCACTCGCCGAGGAGCTGGGCGTCCCCCCCGCCTCCCTGCTGGACGAGGCCCGAGGTGCCGCCTCCGCCCGCCGGCTCCACGAGGCCCTCGCCGCGTCGTTTCCCCAGGACGAGTCCCGCCTCACCGCCGTCTTCGCCGGCCGCGTCCCGGCCCGCTATGCCCTCGAGCGCGTGGCGGCCGAGGGCGGTACCCCGAGTCTGGAGCGCCTCTCCCGGCAGCTGCCCCCCGGCTTCGAGGACGCCACCGTGGCCGCCGCCCAGGCGCTCGCGCTGGCCACGGCTTTTGGTCTCGCGTGGCCCGTGCCCGAGCAGACGCCGGTGTCGAGTCCCTTCGGCTACCGCCTCCACCCCGTGCTGGGCGTGCGCAAGCTGCACACGGGCGTGGATCTCTCCCTGCGCGAGGGCTCCGAGGTACACGTGGTGGCGGATGGCGTCGTACGTCGCGCGAGCGAGGACGCCGTGAATGGGAAGGTGCTCATCATCGACCACGGCCGCGGTGTGACGACGGCCTACTGCCACAACTCGGAGCTGCTGGTGCGGCGGGGGCAGCGCGTGGCGCGCGGTGAGCTCATCTCCCGCTCGGGCAACACCGGCCGCTCCACCGGGCCCCACCTGCACTACCAGCTCGAGCTGGCCGCGCAGCCAGTGGATCCGCTTCGCTTCCGCCCCAGGCGCAACGCCGTGGCGGACGAGACGGTGCGCTGA
- a CDS encoding phosphoribosylaminoimidazolesuccinocarboxamide synthase produces MNTSALHAQLPHTLRQTHLSALGQHYQGKVRDTYRQGDRLVLVTSDRLSAFDHVLTTIPFKGEVLNRLATFWFERTKHIVANHVLDVPDANVTVARACEPFAVEVVVRGYLTGSLWRDYQKGTHTAYGVPFPDSMRKDEAFPAPIITPSTKAQYGQHDEPISEKEILAKNLASARDWARITEAARGLFLEGQKWARTRGLILVDTKYEFGKVGDDLYVIDEIHTPDSSRYWVADEYEARFAQGEDQRMLDKENIRQWLIRERGFQGHGTPPAIPDEVRVSLAEKYIAAYERITGTTLELNVGDVHARIEKNLKARGYL; encoded by the coding sequence GTGAACACCTCCGCACTCCACGCGCAGCTTCCGCACACTCTCCGGCAGACGCACCTGTCCGCCCTGGGCCAGCACTACCAGGGCAAGGTCCGTGACACCTACCGCCAGGGGGACAGGCTCGTCCTCGTCACCTCGGATCGGCTGTCCGCGTTCGACCACGTGCTCACCACCATCCCCTTCAAGGGCGAGGTGCTCAACCGCCTGGCCACGTTCTGGTTCGAGCGTACGAAGCACATCGTCGCCAACCATGTGCTGGACGTGCCGGACGCCAACGTGACGGTGGCTCGCGCCTGTGAGCCCTTCGCCGTGGAGGTGGTGGTCCGTGGATACCTGACGGGCAGCCTGTGGCGCGACTACCAGAAGGGCACTCACACCGCCTACGGCGTGCCCTTCCCGGACTCGATGCGCAAGGACGAGGCCTTCCCCGCTCCCATCATCACCCCGTCCACCAAGGCGCAGTACGGCCAGCACGACGAGCCCATCTCCGAGAAGGAGATTCTGGCGAAGAACCTGGCCAGCGCGCGCGACTGGGCTCGCATCACCGAGGCGGCCCGGGGGCTGTTCCTCGAGGGCCAGAAGTGGGCGCGTACGCGCGGGTTGATCCTGGTGGATACGAAGTACGAGTTCGGCAAGGTGGGCGATGACCTGTACGTCATCGATGAGATCCATACGCCGGACTCGAGCCGCTACTGGGTGGCCGATGAGTACGAGGCTCGCTTCGCCCAGGGCGAGGACCAGCGGATGCTGGACAAGGAGAACATCCGCCAGTGGCTCATCCGCGAGCGGGGCTTCCAGGGCCATGGCACGCCGCCGGCGATTCCGGATGAGGTGCGCGTGTCGCTCGCGGAGAAGTACATCGCGGCCTACGAGCGGATTACCGGCACGACACTGGAACTGAACGTGGGAGATGTGCACGCGCGCATCGAGAAGAACCTGAAGGCGCGCGGGTATCTCTGA
- a CDS encoding RNA methyltransferase yields the protein MLAADNMTVILHQTRSPENLGSVARVMANFGFSRLILSDPATYAFRGAERLAVKGDAVLDAMSVARSLPEALKDCVYAVGTTSRTQLEGRTALTPEEAMARLADHSQRGRVALVLGGEQRGLSNEELAFCTDILVIPTSEVQPSMNLAQAAAVLLYLCSREGRKPAEQAAPAVEEGAKMGTVHALSERMRQVMLEAQFLNPQAPDHILRELERSLLRARLTQREAELWLTAFKHLGRAVAGGKGTPGKGAPSRGPDRNG from the coding sequence ATGCTCGCGGCCGACAACATGACCGTCATCCTCCACCAGACGCGATCACCCGAGAACCTCGGGTCCGTGGCCCGGGTGATGGCCAATTTCGGATTCTCGCGTCTCATCTTGTCCGACCCCGCCACCTACGCCTTCCGAGGGGCCGAGCGGCTCGCGGTCAAGGGAGACGCGGTGTTGGACGCCATGTCCGTGGCCCGGAGCCTCCCCGAGGCCCTCAAGGACTGCGTGTACGCGGTTGGCACCACTTCTCGCACCCAGTTGGAGGGGCGCACGGCCCTCACCCCGGAGGAGGCGATGGCCCGGCTGGCGGATCACAGCCAGCGGGGGCGGGTGGCGCTGGTGCTCGGCGGCGAACAGCGGGGCCTGTCTAACGAGGAGCTGGCGTTCTGCACCGACATCCTCGTCATCCCCACCAGCGAGGTGCAGCCCTCGATGAACCTGGCGCAGGCGGCGGCGGTGCTGCTCTACCTGTGCTCGCGCGAGGGCCGGAAGCCGGCCGAGCAGGCGGCCCCGGCGGTGGAGGAGGGCGCGAAGATGGGGACGGTGCACGCGCTGAGCGAGCGGATGCGCCAGGTGATGCTGGAGGCGCAGTTCCTCAACCCGCAGGCGCCGGATCATATCCTGCGTGAGCTGGAGCGGAGTCTGTTGCGTGCGAGGCTCACCCAGCGCGAGGCGGAGCTGTGGCTCACGGCCTTCAAGCACCTGGGACGAGCGGTGGCCGGGGGCAAGGGCACTCCCGGGAAGGGAGCGCCCTCGCGAGGCCCGGACCGGAACGGCTAG
- a CDS encoding vegetative protein produces the protein MADAQKTTLKAWPRQSKGGGKKACSVEGCKRPYRAKSYCFFHFKKWRQGELPHSRYRTCSKPDCRVKALKGGLCEKHYNETYKKAAAA, from the coding sequence ATGGCTGATGCACAGAAGACGACCCTGAAGGCCTGGCCGCGCCAGTCCAAGGGCGGTGGCAAGAAGGCGTGCAGCGTCGAGGGCTGCAAGCGCCCCTACCGCGCCAAGAGCTACTGCTTCTTCCACTTCAAGAAGTGGCGGCAGGGTGAGCTGCCCCACTCCCGCTACCGCACCTGCTCCAAGCCGGACTGCCGCGTGAAGGCGCTCAAGGGCGGTCTGTGCGAGAAGCACTACAACGAGACGTACAAGAAGGCCGCCGCGGCCTAG
- a CDS encoding S1C family serine protease, translating into MVGGRWWVGVSLALLCGLEAPAWGAQHEGNRRLWVEAQQRSVRKERSALSQVAQAAMPAVVSITTRQASTTPGSEGESQKGIGSGLIIHEDGYILTSAHVIEGAEDISISVYSERGYTEDFPAEVVGEDTRTDFALLKIKASRKLPVLKLSSASQVEVGDYVVVIGNPFGLAHSVTAGVVSAKGRTDVTPNGRDGDFDYMQVDASINPGNSGGPVLDLNGDVVAIANAVNVAGQGIGFAIPVDIAKAVIPHLRKYGKVRRGWMGVSVQDCTPTVVEAYGLIHARGVVVSEVQDGSPAARAGLQVGDVIEGLDTGRVERAHKLRWQVAARGVGRNVVLHVRRGERPLKMKVRLEDMPGEVEQLAPAVATQSSHGPVEEPGTGGGGPEGQANGRAPGGKAPTP; encoded by the coding sequence ATGGTCGGTGGACGGTGGTGGGTGGGGGTCTCGCTGGCGCTGTTGTGTGGCCTGGAAGCACCGGCCTGGGGCGCCCAGCATGAGGGAAATCGGCGGCTGTGGGTGGAGGCGCAACAGCGCAGCGTCCGCAAGGAACGCTCCGCCCTCAGTCAGGTAGCGCAGGCGGCCATGCCCGCGGTGGTGTCCATCACCACACGTCAGGCGAGCACCACCCCGGGCTCCGAGGGTGAGTCGCAGAAGGGCATCGGCTCCGGGCTCATCATCCACGAGGACGGTTACATCCTCACGAGCGCCCACGTCATCGAGGGCGCCGAGGACATCTCCATCTCCGTCTACTCCGAGCGGGGCTACACCGAGGACTTCCCCGCCGAGGTGGTGGGCGAGGACACGCGCACGGACTTCGCGCTGTTGAAAATCAAGGCGTCCCGGAAGCTGCCCGTGCTGAAGCTGTCCTCGGCCTCGCAGGTGGAGGTGGGGGACTACGTCGTGGTGATCGGCAACCCCTTCGGGCTGGCGCACTCGGTGACGGCGGGCGTGGTGAGCGCCAAGGGCCGCACGGACGTGACGCCCAACGGGCGGGACGGCGACTTCGACTACATGCAGGTGGACGCCTCCATCAACCCGGGCAACTCGGGCGGGCCGGTGTTGGACCTGAACGGGGACGTGGTGGCCATCGCCAACGCGGTGAACGTGGCGGGCCAGGGCATCGGCTTCGCCATCCCGGTGGACATCGCCAAGGCGGTGATTCCACACCTGCGCAAGTACGGGAAGGTGCGCCGCGGGTGGATGGGCGTGTCCGTGCAGGACTGCACCCCCACGGTCGTCGAGGCCTACGGGCTGATCCACGCCCGGGGCGTGGTGGTATCCGAGGTGCAGGATGGGAGCCCCGCCGCGCGCGCCGGGCTGCAGGTGGGAGACGTCATCGAGGGCCTGGACACCGGCCGGGTGGAGCGCGCCCACAAGCTGCGCTGGCAGGTGGCGGCCCGGGGGGTGGGCCGGAACGTGGTGCTCCACGTCCGCCGGGGAGAGCGGCCCCTGAAGATGAAGGTGAGGCTCGAGGACATGCCCGGGGAGGTGGAGCAGCTGGCCCCGGCCGTGGCCACTCAGTCCTCCCATGGCCCCGTCGAGGAGCCGGGGACGGGGGGTGGAGGCCCCGAGGGGCAGGCGAACGGGCGTGCCCCTGGTGGAAAAGCTCCCACCCCGTAG
- a CDS encoding CFI-box-CTERM domain-containing protein, with translation MQPDELFQAAQQRAATLSLPRAQEAQEQLRAQALALFARMPEPPVYHRLDDPARKAAEGLLPELEKVLALGLAVERDTGRREGTERILEALRAHGEALVHSVDGRLVQAEDAWRRALELERVAHPTRALGAKETVVSPVFDRTTGASRFDPRQEPVAQVKLICPNTGCKRINDYGYVPGPGTRRYVCPACNTPFLAYFGELRGLEIEHKSSSKRFFFTVDEIRGAGGSRIEFEEASGEDFPVARRDLLVFLYTEARELKAVVNLTNNRLMWISPASSCFVVTAAFGEGAPELVAFREFRDEVLRRHGVGREFIRVYYRYGPGWAEWVVARPGVRREVRRVLKQVHRVLTTTRSGRT, from the coding sequence TTGCAGCCCGACGAGCTCTTCCAGGCCGCCCAGCAGCGTGCGGCGACACTGTCCCTTCCCCGAGCGCAGGAGGCGCAGGAGCAGCTGCGCGCGCAGGCGCTTGCCCTCTTCGCCCGGATGCCGGAGCCCCCGGTGTACCACCGGTTGGATGACCCGGCGAGGAAGGCGGCGGAGGGGTTGCTGCCGGAGCTGGAGAAGGTGCTGGCGCTGGGGCTGGCGGTGGAGCGGGACACGGGGCGCCGGGAGGGCACGGAGCGCATCCTCGAGGCGCTGAGGGCGCACGGCGAGGCGCTGGTGCACTCGGTGGACGGGCGGCTGGTGCAGGCCGAGGACGCGTGGCGGCGGGCGCTGGAGCTGGAGCGGGTGGCGCACCCCACGCGGGCGCTGGGGGCGAAGGAGACGGTGGTGTCTCCGGTGTTCGACCGGACGACGGGGGCGTCGCGGTTCGACCCGAGGCAGGAACCGGTGGCGCAGGTGAAGCTCATCTGCCCCAACACGGGCTGCAAGCGCATCAACGATTACGGGTATGTGCCGGGGCCGGGGACGCGCCGCTACGTGTGCCCGGCGTGCAACACGCCCTTCCTGGCGTACTTCGGCGAGCTGCGCGGGCTGGAGATCGAGCACAAGAGCAGCTCCAAGCGCTTCTTCTTCACGGTGGACGAGATACGGGGCGCGGGTGGCTCGCGCATCGAGTTCGAGGAGGCGAGCGGCGAGGACTTCCCGGTGGCACGGAGGGACTTGCTGGTCTTCCTGTACACCGAGGCGCGCGAGCTGAAGGCGGTGGTGAACCTGACGAACAACCGGCTGATGTGGATTTCGCCGGCCAGCTCGTGCTTCGTGGTGACGGCGGCGTTCGGAGAGGGAGCACCGGAGCTGGTGGCGTTCCGGGAGTTCCGGGACGAGGTGCTGAGGCGCCACGGGGTGGGGCGGGAATTCATCCGGGTGTACTACCGGTATGGGCCGGGGTGGGCGGAGTGGGTGGTGGCGAGGCCGGGGGTGAGGCGGGAGGTGAGGCGGGTGTTGAAGCAGGTGCACCGGGTATTGACGACGACGAGGAGTGGACGCACGTGA